In Listeria cossartiae subsp. cossartiae, one genomic interval encodes:
- the coaE gene encoding dephospho-CoA kinase (Dephospho-CoA kinase (CoaE) performs the final step in coenzyme A biosynthesis.) has protein sequence MGKTIGLTGSVATGKSTVSNMIQQAGIPLVDADVAARKVVEPGTDGLAEIVAYFGAEILLADGTLNRPKLAEIIFNDKEKREKLNEITHPRVKDYMLAERERYFKAGEEIVFFDIPLLFESHLESLVDQIVVVWTTPETELKRLMKRNDLTKEEALARINSQMSIDEKAKKADFVIDNNTSLEKTRKQVLTFIERFVKNK, from the coding sequence ATGGGTAAAACAATTGGGTTAACAGGAAGTGTGGCAACAGGGAAATCAACTGTGAGTAACATGATTCAGCAAGCTGGTATTCCGCTAGTGGATGCAGATGTGGCGGCTCGGAAAGTCGTGGAACCTGGAACGGATGGGCTGGCGGAAATTGTTGCCTACTTTGGCGCAGAAATTTTGCTAGCAGATGGCACGTTAAATCGTCCAAAACTAGCAGAAATTATTTTTAATGATAAAGAAAAACGCGAAAAGTTAAATGAAATTACGCATCCTCGTGTGAAAGACTATATGTTAGCGGAGCGTGAACGTTATTTTAAAGCGGGCGAGGAAATTGTTTTTTTTGATATTCCGCTGTTGTTTGAAAGTCATTTAGAATCGTTAGTTGATCAGATTGTCGTTGTTTGGACAACCCCAGAAACAGAGTTAAAGCGCTTAATGAAGCGAAATGATTTAACAAAAGAAGAAGCTTTAGCAAGAATTAATAGCCAAATGAGCATTGATGAAAAGGCCAAAAAAGCGGATTTTGTGATTGATAATAATACGTCACTTGAAAAGACACGAAAGCAAGTTCTTACTTTTATCGAACGTTTTGTTAAGAACAAATAG
- the mutM gene encoding DNA-formamidopyrimidine glycosylase encodes MPEMPEVENVRATLQELVPGKKIDQVIVRVPKMIVATPPDEFVHMLVGQEIEDVRRRGKFLLFDLTNCTILSHLRMEGKFRLMDENEEVSKHTHIIFHFEDHTELRFLDVRKFGTMEVTSKYGEAETRSIKKLGPEPLTPAFTLADFATGVKKTSRAIKTALLDQKLVAGVGNIYADEICFAAKVRPERAANSLSDKEIKRIFEATKSIMTEAVALGGSTVRTYVNSQGKLGQYQDKLKVYGKTGESCVICGTPIEKIKLNGRGTHFCPSCQK; translated from the coding sequence ATGCCAGAAATGCCGGAAGTAGAAAATGTCCGCGCAACATTACAAGAACTAGTCCCAGGTAAAAAAATAGATCAAGTAATTGTCCGTGTCCCAAAAATGATTGTCGCTACACCGCCCGATGAATTTGTTCATATGCTTGTCGGGCAAGAAATAGAAGACGTGCGCCGTCGTGGCAAATTTTTGCTGTTTGATTTGACGAACTGTACGATTTTATCTCATTTGCGCATGGAAGGTAAATTCCGTTTAATGGATGAGAACGAAGAAGTTAGCAAGCATACGCATATTATTTTTCATTTTGAAGACCACACGGAATTACGCTTTTTAGATGTGCGGAAGTTCGGAACGATGGAAGTGACTAGTAAATACGGCGAGGCGGAAACACGGTCGATAAAAAAATTAGGACCAGAGCCGTTAACCCCAGCATTTACCTTAGCTGATTTTGCAACAGGCGTGAAGAAAACAAGCCGCGCTATCAAAACGGCTTTGCTTGATCAAAAATTAGTCGCTGGAGTAGGAAATATTTACGCGGACGAAATTTGTTTTGCAGCAAAAGTGCGTCCGGAAAGAGCGGCAAATTCGCTTTCTGACAAAGAAATTAAACGGATTTTTGAAGCGACCAAAAGCATTATGACGGAAGCAGTTGCGCTTGGTGGGTCGACGGTTAGAACTTATGTGAACTCTCAAGGGAAACTAGGCCAGTACCAAGATAAACTAAAAGTGTACGGAAAAACAGGCGAATCGTGTGTTATTTGTGGGACACCAATCGAAAAAATTAAATTAAATGGACGCGGGACGCATTTTTGCCCGAGTTGTCAAAAGTAG
- the polA gene encoding DNA polymerase I, whose translation MNKLVLIDGNSIANRAFYALPLLNNDKGVYTNAVYGFAMMLMNVLEKEKPSHVLVAFDAGKTTFRHTTFKGYKGGRQKTPSELSEQFPFIRELLTAYDIPQYELANYEADDIIGTLTKKAEADGLEVAIITGDRDLTQLASEKTTVYITKKGIADMETNTPETLKEKYDLTPAQIIDMKGLMGDSSDNIPGIPGVGEKTALKLLHEFGGTVESVLEHAEEISGKKLKEKVLENKELAILSKELATINVDSPIECTVESTKYDGYQTEKVIPLLKEMNFTTLLKNIEGDTPEETKELKELSFEIVTELKEKHFGGKTALYVELENDNYHTANFIGLTIHSSQGTYFFTKETAENSTTFREWVESDQTKVVYDAKKTMVAMNRIGFAISGITFDIMLASYLLNPSDSIDDFTSVAVRHDYTEVETDEAVYGKGAKRSTPEESIVAAHLSRKAVAIADLEKRLVDDLEENEQLALMEDLELPLTFVLAQMEMQGVSVDTERLENMKVELAGRLKTLEESIHSLAGENFNINSPKQLGVILFEKLGLPPVKKTKTGYSTAADVLESLSGKHAIIDEILLYRQLGKIQSTYIEGLLKVTDKETHKVHTRFNQTLTQTGRLSSVDPNLQNIPIRLEEGRKIRQVFVPSKPGWKMFSADYSQVELRVLAHISEDENLIYAFKHDYDIHTKTAMDVFHVEQEEVDSLMRRQAKAVNFGIVYGISDYGLSQNLGITRKEAKDFIDRYFVSYPAVKEYMQDIVRFAKEKGYVETILHRRRYIPEIVSRNFNVRGFAERTAMNTPIQGSAADIIKKAMILMSERLKSEKLEAKLLLQVHDELIFEAPEAEIAKLEEIVPDVMENAVELSVPLKVDSAFGDTWYDAK comes from the coding sequence GTGAATAAATTAGTATTAATTGATGGAAATAGTATTGCGAACCGCGCGTTTTATGCGCTACCGCTTTTAAATAACGATAAAGGTGTCTATACGAACGCGGTGTATGGATTCGCGATGATGTTGATGAATGTACTGGAAAAAGAAAAGCCTAGCCATGTACTCGTTGCTTTTGATGCGGGGAAAACCACTTTTCGCCATACGACCTTTAAAGGCTACAAAGGTGGGCGCCAAAAAACGCCAAGTGAATTATCCGAGCAATTTCCATTCATCCGAGAGCTTTTAACTGCTTACGATATCCCGCAATATGAACTTGCCAACTATGAGGCAGACGATATTATCGGAACGTTGACGAAAAAAGCAGAAGCAGACGGGCTGGAAGTGGCCATCATTACCGGAGACCGCGATTTAACGCAATTAGCTTCTGAAAAAACAACCGTTTATATTACAAAAAAAGGTATAGCGGACATGGAAACAAATACGCCAGAAACACTAAAAGAAAAATACGATCTAACTCCCGCACAAATCATTGATATGAAAGGGTTAATGGGCGATTCATCAGATAATATCCCAGGTATCCCAGGCGTAGGTGAAAAAACAGCCTTAAAACTATTACATGAATTTGGTGGAACTGTAGAAAGCGTATTAGAACATGCCGAGGAAATTTCGGGTAAAAAACTAAAAGAAAAAGTGCTGGAAAATAAAGAATTAGCGATTTTAAGTAAAGAACTTGCCACAATCAATGTCGATTCACCAATTGAATGCACGGTCGAAAGCACGAAATACGACGGCTACCAAACAGAAAAAGTAATTCCGCTTTTAAAAGAAATGAACTTTACGACATTATTGAAAAATATCGAAGGCGACACACCAGAGGAAACAAAAGAGCTCAAAGAATTATCTTTTGAAATAGTAACGGAATTAAAAGAGAAACATTTTGGTGGGAAAACGGCGCTTTATGTGGAGTTAGAAAATGATAACTATCACACCGCGAACTTCATTGGTCTAACTATTCACTCTAGCCAAGGAACGTATTTCTTTACGAAAGAAACAGCCGAAAATAGTACCACTTTCCGCGAATGGGTTGAGAGTGACCAAACGAAAGTAGTGTATGATGCGAAGAAAACAATGGTGGCAATGAATCGTATTGGTTTTGCTATTTCAGGCATCACCTTTGATATCATGTTAGCCTCCTATTTACTCAACCCGTCTGATTCCATTGATGACTTTACAAGTGTAGCAGTGCGTCATGACTACACAGAAGTAGAAACAGACGAAGCAGTGTACGGAAAAGGGGCAAAACGAAGCACGCCAGAAGAAAGTATCGTAGCAGCACATCTTTCCAGAAAAGCAGTAGCGATCGCTGATTTAGAAAAAAGGCTTGTCGATGATTTAGAGGAAAATGAACAATTAGCTTTGATGGAAGATTTAGAGCTACCACTAACATTTGTTTTAGCGCAAATGGAAATGCAAGGAGTCAGCGTAGATACAGAGCGTCTTGAAAATATGAAAGTAGAACTAGCTGGCAGACTGAAAACGTTAGAAGAGTCCATTCACTCACTAGCTGGCGAAAATTTCAATATTAATTCACCGAAGCAATTAGGGGTAATTTTATTTGAAAAACTCGGACTGCCACCAGTGAAGAAAACAAAAACAGGCTACTCCACTGCGGCAGATGTGTTAGAAAGCTTATCTGGCAAACATGCGATTATTGACGAAATCTTGCTATACCGCCAGTTGGGGAAAATCCAGTCCACTTACATTGAAGGGCTGCTTAAAGTAACCGATAAAGAGACGCATAAAGTACACACGCGCTTCAACCAAACACTGACCCAAACAGGGCGTTTAAGTTCGGTCGATCCAAACTTGCAAAACATCCCAATTCGTCTTGAAGAAGGCCGTAAAATCAGACAAGTGTTTGTACCAAGTAAACCAGGTTGGAAAATGTTTTCCGCCGATTATTCGCAGGTTGAGTTACGCGTTTTAGCACATATTTCGGAAGATGAAAACCTGATTTATGCTTTTAAACACGATTACGATATTCATACGAAAACAGCGATGGACGTTTTTCATGTGGAGCAAGAAGAAGTGGATTCACTAATGCGTCGTCAAGCAAAAGCAGTAAACTTCGGTATCGTTTACGGAATTAGTGATTACGGTCTTTCTCAAAATCTGGGTATTACTCGGAAAGAAGCAAAAGACTTTATTGACCGCTATTTTGTTAGCTATCCTGCCGTGAAAGAATACATGCAAGATATCGTTCGTTTTGCGAAAGAAAAAGGCTATGTGGAGACCATTTTACATCGTCGTCGTTATATCCCAGAGATTGTGAGCCGTAATTTCAACGTTCGAGGTTTTGCGGAAAGAACAGCAATGAACACGCCAATCCAAGGTAGTGCCGCAGATATTATCAAAAAAGCGATGATTCTGATGAGCGAACGCTTAAAATCCGAAAAATTAGAAGCAAAATTATTACTTCAAGTGCACGATGAATTGATTTTCGAAGCACCTGAAGCCGAAATCGCTAAATTAGAAGAGATTGTACCAGATGTGATGGAAAATGCTGTAGAACTTTCTGTACCACTTAAAGTAGATAGTGCATTTGGTGACACGTGGTATGACGCGAAATAA
- the icd gene encoding NADP-dependent isocitrate dehydrogenase, with amino-acid sequence MSQKIQVENGVLKTPNNPVIPFIEGDGTGPDIWAAAKRVLDAAVKKAYNGEKEIAWKEVLAGEKAFKQTGEWLPQATLDTIDEYLIAIKGPLTTPIGGGIRSLNVALRQELDLYVCLRPVRYFKGVPSPVKRPEDTDMVIFRENTEDIYAGIEFKEGSEESKKLIAFLKSEFGVDKIRFPETSGIGIKPISKEGTERLVRSAIEYVIKEGRKSLTLVHKGNIMKFTEGAFKNWGYDLCEREYGDKVFTWNEYDRIKDAEGAEAADAKQSEALAAGKILVKDSIADIFLQQILTRPAEFDVVATMNLNGDYISDALAAQVGGIGIAPGANINYLTGHAIFEATHGTAPKYAGLDKVNPSSVILSGTLLLEHIGWGEAAALINSSMEKTIAAKTVTYDFARLMDGATEVKCSEFADELIKNF; translated from the coding sequence ATGAGTCAAAAAATTCAAGTAGAAAACGGTGTGCTAAAAACACCAAACAACCCAGTTATCCCTTTTATTGAAGGAGACGGAACTGGTCCAGATATCTGGGCAGCTGCAAAACGCGTTTTAGATGCGGCAGTAAAAAAAGCTTATAATGGCGAAAAAGAAATCGCATGGAAAGAAGTATTAGCTGGGGAAAAAGCATTCAAACAAACAGGCGAATGGCTTCCACAAGCAACTTTAGACACGATTGATGAGTATTTAATTGCTATCAAAGGCCCGCTTACAACTCCGATTGGCGGAGGTATCCGTTCATTAAACGTTGCCTTGCGTCAAGAATTAGATTTATATGTATGTTTACGTCCGGTTCGTTACTTTAAAGGTGTTCCGTCGCCGGTAAAACGCCCTGAAGACACAGATATGGTTATTTTCCGTGAAAATACAGAAGATATTTACGCAGGAATCGAATTTAAAGAAGGCAGCGAGGAATCGAAAAAATTAATCGCCTTCTTAAAATCGGAGTTTGGCGTTGATAAAATCCGTTTCCCGGAAACTTCTGGTATTGGTATCAAGCCGATTTCCAAAGAAGGAACAGAGCGTTTAGTCCGTTCTGCGATTGAATATGTGATTAAAGAAGGTCGCAAATCATTAACACTCGTACACAAAGGAAATATCATGAAATTCACAGAAGGAGCTTTCAAAAATTGGGGCTATGATTTATGTGAGCGTGAATATGGTGATAAAGTATTTACTTGGAATGAGTATGATCGCATTAAAGATGCGGAAGGTGCAGAAGCTGCTGATGCGAAACAAAGCGAAGCCCTTGCTGCTGGGAAAATTTTAGTAAAAGATTCGATTGCAGATATTTTCTTGCAACAAATCCTGACTCGTCCGGCTGAGTTTGATGTCGTTGCTACAATGAACTTAAATGGTGATTATATTTCTGATGCCCTTGCTGCTCAAGTAGGCGGAATTGGTATTGCTCCAGGAGCGAACATCAACTACTTAACTGGTCACGCAATTTTCGAAGCAACACATGGTACTGCTCCGAAATACGCAGGGTTAGATAAAGTGAATCCATCTTCGGTTATTTTATCCGGAACGCTTTTACTTGAACACATTGGTTGGGGTGAAGCGGCTGCCTTAATTAATAGTTCAATGGAAAAAACAATCGCTGCGAAAACGGTAACTTATGATTTTGCTCGATTGATGGACGGCGCGACTGAAGTTAAATGTTCGGAATTTGCAGATGAGTTGATTAAAAATTTCTAA
- the citZ gene encoding citrate synthase, with translation MTLSKGLENVYVAETSISSIIDDMLTYVGYGIDDLMENNASFEEVIYLLWHLRLPNKDEFKKFKLEIQENMAVSETIITSLRMQNHQKLHPMSVLRTTVSMLGVFDTEAELDDGEAVYRKGLRLQAKMPTIVAAFSRIRRGLDPIPPRDDLNMAANFLYMITGEEADALSVEAMNKALVLHADHEFNASTFTARVCVATLSDVYSGVTAAIGALKGPLHGGANERVFDMLEEIDQAGDVRNYIQEKIDTKQKIMGFGHRVYRGGDPRAQHLREMSRKLTAEKGEEKWFDISMQVEEAVWELKHLKPNVDFYSASVYHALGIDRDLFTLVFSVSRVSGWLAHIFEQYRDNRLIRPRAIYVGPENRSYLPVEERI, from the coding sequence ATGACGTTATCTAAAGGGTTAGAAAATGTATATGTTGCTGAGACTTCCATTAGCTCTATCATCGACGATATGTTAACGTACGTTGGGTATGGTATTGATGATTTAATGGAAAACAATGCTTCTTTTGAAGAAGTAATTTACTTATTATGGCATTTGCGTTTGCCGAATAAAGATGAATTTAAAAAGTTTAAATTAGAAATACAAGAAAATATGGCTGTGTCAGAAACGATTATTACGAGTTTAAGAATGCAGAACCACCAAAAATTACATCCGATGAGTGTCTTAAGAACAACGGTTTCGATGCTGGGTGTATTCGATACAGAAGCAGAACTGGACGACGGGGAAGCTGTTTACCGTAAAGGGCTACGTCTTCAAGCAAAAATGCCGACCATTGTTGCAGCGTTTTCTCGAATTCGTCGAGGGCTAGATCCGATTCCGCCAAGAGATGACTTGAATATGGCGGCGAATTTCCTTTATATGATTACGGGCGAAGAAGCGGATGCGTTATCTGTGGAAGCAATGAATAAAGCGCTTGTGCTGCATGCTGATCACGAGTTTAATGCTTCTACGTTTACAGCGCGTGTTTGTGTGGCGACGCTTTCGGATGTTTATTCGGGCGTTACAGCTGCGATTGGTGCGCTAAAAGGTCCACTTCATGGTGGTGCCAATGAACGGGTGTTTGATATGTTAGAAGAAATCGATCAAGCCGGCGATGTGCGCAATTACATCCAAGAAAAAATCGATACAAAACAAAAAATCATGGGCTTTGGTCACCGTGTTTATCGCGGCGGAGATCCTCGTGCGCAACATTTACGTGAAATGTCCAGAAAATTAACTGCTGAAAAAGGCGAAGAAAAATGGTTTGATATTTCGATGCAAGTAGAAGAAGCCGTTTGGGAATTAAAACATTTAAAACCAAATGTCGATTTCTATTCAGCCTCCGTTTATCATGCGCTTGGAATTGACCGAGACTTATTTACCTTAGTATTTTCTGTGAGCCGTGTATCTGGTTGGTTAGCGCACATTTTCGAGCAATATCGTGATAACCGCCTTATTCGTCCGCGTGCTATTTACGTTGGACCTGAAAATAGAAGTTATTTACCTGTCGAAGAACGAATTTAA
- a CDS encoding DUF441 domain-containing protein gives MFTESMLFLLLFLLLGLIAKNNSLIIAVAVVILLKLFHVDGKVMEMIQAKGINWGVTIITVAILIPIATGQIGFKDLIDSFKSAAGWIGLGAGIAVSILAKKGVGYMAVDPQVTVSLVFGTILAVVLFRGIAAGPVIAAGIAYMAMQLVAFIK, from the coding sequence ATGTTTACGGAAAGTATGTTGTTTTTACTTCTTTTTTTACTTCTCGGACTTATTGCAAAAAATAATTCGCTGATCATTGCGGTAGCTGTGGTTATTTTATTGAAGCTATTTCATGTGGACGGCAAAGTGATGGAAATGATTCAAGCAAAGGGGATTAATTGGGGTGTAACGATTATAACCGTTGCCATCTTAATTCCAATCGCCACTGGGCAAATCGGTTTCAAAGATTTAATTGATTCTTTTAAATCGGCAGCTGGTTGGATTGGCCTTGGCGCAGGGATTGCTGTTTCTATTTTAGCGAAAAAAGGTGTAGGCTATATGGCTGTTGATCCACAAGTAACTGTCTCGCTAGTATTTGGGACCATTTTAGCGGTGGTGCTTTTTAGAGGGATTGCTGCTGGACCAGTAATTGCAGCGGGTATTGCGTACATGGCAATGCAGTTAGTTGCATTCATCAAATAA
- a CDS encoding FxsA family protein: protein MRKFILYWALYGLIELIMYVWLFQVIGFWPLLFIQIASSAFGIFIFKRLGGNLFRNLRDGRTVAPYLLDSLCFFIAGFLLIIPGIITTVLGLLIFIPISRKLLKPKLTKWLGNQKKHTQYYYFDM from the coding sequence ATGAGAAAATTTATCCTTTATTGGGCTTTATACGGCTTAATAGAATTAATTATGTATGTCTGGCTATTCCAAGTAATCGGCTTTTGGCCACTTCTTTTTATTCAAATAGCATCAAGTGCCTTTGGTATTTTTATTTTCAAGCGTCTAGGTGGCAATCTGTTCCGAAATTTACGCGATGGACGTACAGTAGCGCCATATTTATTAGATAGTCTATGCTTTTTCATCGCTGGCTTTTTATTAATTATTCCAGGGATCATCACAACCGTGCTAGGTTTGCTCATTTTTATCCCAATTTCACGCAAGCTACTAAAACCAAAATTAACCAAATGGCTCGGAAATCAAAAGAAACACACACAATATTATTATTTTGATATGTAA
- the pyk gene encoding pyruvate kinase: MKKTKIVCTIGPASESVDTLVQLIEAGMNVARLNFSHGDFEEHGARIVNIREASKKTGKQVAILLDTKGPEIRTNDMVGGKLEFQTGDVVRVSMTPVEGTKEKFSVTYGELYNDVEIGSSILLDDGLIGLEVIEKDEATRELVTKVLNPGVLKNKKGVNVPNVSINLPGITEKDAADIRFGLEQGIDFIAASFVRRATDVLEITKILEEHNATHVQIIPKIENQEGVDNIDEILQVSQGLMVARGDLGVEIPAEEVPIVQKELIRKCNKLGKPVITATQMLDSMQRNPRPTRAEASDVANAIFDGTDAIMLSGETAAGDYPVEAVKMMAKIAVRTEEVLVAQDKFALKLHENTDMTEAIGQAVGHTAKNLNVQTIVAATQSGHTARMISKYRPKSHIVAVTFNEHVYRGLALSWGVYPRLATPVSNTDEMFDLAVKESLASGVAKQGDLIIITAGVPVTESGTTNVMKIQLIGEKVAKGQGIGSKSVIGKAIVAKSNAEALQKAEEGGILIVKTTDKEILPAFEKSAAVVVEEGGLTSHAAVVGINLGIPVIVGAKDATSLVKDGEIITVDSRQGVVYNGKTATH; the protein is encoded by the coding sequence ATGAAAAAAACGAAAATTGTTTGTACAATTGGTCCTGCAAGTGAGTCAGTTGACACTTTAGTTCAGTTGATCGAAGCAGGAATGAACGTAGCACGTCTTAATTTCTCTCACGGAGACTTTGAAGAGCACGGTGCGCGTATTGTAAATATCCGTGAAGCATCGAAAAAAACTGGTAAACAAGTGGCAATCTTACTTGATACAAAAGGTCCAGAAATCCGTACAAACGACATGGTTGGTGGGAAATTAGAATTCCAAACAGGTGATGTTGTACGTGTTTCCATGACTCCAGTTGAAGGAACAAAAGAAAAATTCTCCGTTACTTACGGCGAACTTTACAATGATGTAGAAATCGGATCTTCCATTTTACTTGATGATGGTTTAATCGGTCTTGAAGTAATCGAAAAAGACGAAGCTACTCGCGAATTAGTAACTAAAGTACTTAACCCAGGTGTACTTAAAAATAAAAAAGGTGTTAACGTACCAAATGTTTCTATCAACCTGCCAGGAATCACAGAAAAAGATGCTGCTGATATCCGCTTCGGTTTAGAACAAGGTATCGATTTTATCGCTGCATCTTTTGTACGTCGCGCTACAGATGTTCTTGAAATCACTAAAATTTTAGAAGAGCATAATGCAACTCACGTACAAATCATTCCTAAAATCGAAAACCAAGAGGGCGTTGACAACATCGACGAAATCTTACAAGTATCTCAAGGTTTAATGGTTGCTCGTGGTGACCTAGGTGTTGAAATTCCTGCTGAAGAAGTTCCGATTGTACAAAAAGAACTTATCAGAAAATGTAATAAACTTGGTAAACCTGTTATTACTGCAACACAAATGCTTGATTCCATGCAACGTAACCCACGTCCAACTCGCGCTGAAGCAAGTGACGTAGCGAATGCGATTTTTGATGGAACTGATGCAATTATGTTATCCGGTGAAACAGCTGCTGGGGACTATCCAGTAGAAGCAGTTAAAATGATGGCGAAAATCGCTGTTCGTACTGAAGAAGTATTAGTAGCTCAAGACAAATTTGCGCTTAAACTTCATGAAAATACGGATATGACAGAAGCTATCGGTCAAGCAGTTGGCCATACTGCGAAAAACCTAAACGTACAAACAATCGTTGCTGCGACTCAAAGTGGTCACACAGCGCGTATGATTTCTAAATACCGTCCGAAATCTCATATCGTTGCAGTAACATTCAACGAGCATGTATATCGTGGCTTAGCTCTTTCATGGGGCGTTTATCCTCGTCTAGCTACTCCAGTTAGCAACACAGACGAAATGTTCGACCTTGCAGTAAAAGAATCTCTTGCTTCTGGCGTTGCAAAACAAGGCGACCTAATCATCATCACTGCTGGTGTTCCAGTTACAGAAAGCGGAACAACTAACGTAATGAAGATCCAATTAATTGGTGAAAAAGTTGCTAAAGGCCAAGGAATTGGCAGCAAATCTGTAATTGGTAAAGCAATCGTTGCTAAATCCAATGCAGAAGCACTTCAAAAAGCAGAAGAAGGCGGAATCTTAATCGTTAAAACAACAGATAAAGAAATCCTTCCTGCATTCGAGAAAAGTGCTGCAGTTGTTGTGGAAGAAGGCGGCTTAACTAGCCACGCAGCAGTTGTTGGAATCAACCTTGGCATTCCTGTCATCGTTGGTGCTAAAGATGCAACATCTCTTGTAAAAGACGGTGAAATCATCACGGTTGATTCTCGTCAAGGCGTTGTATATAACGGCAAAACAGCAACACACTAA
- the pfkA gene encoding 6-phosphofructokinase — protein sequence MKRIAILTSGGDAPGMNAATRAVVRKAIYEGLEVYGINYGFLGLVNGDIRKLELGSVGDLLHRGGTFLYSARYPEFATEEGQLKGIEQLKKHQIDGLVVIGGDGSYHGAEALTKRGFPTIGIPGTIDNDISGTDFTIGFDTALNTVLDALDKIRDTATSHERTFIIEVMGRDAGDIALWSGLAGGAEAIIVPEESFNMDDVVDRLNKGRERGKKHSIIVVAEGVMSGNDFAKQLAEYGDYHARVTVLGHVQRGGSPTAFDRVLASRLGARSVELLLENRGGLAVGIRENRIVENDISEILKEKHTLDQKLFDLASILSI from the coding sequence ATGAAACGAATTGCAATTTTAACAAGTGGAGGAGACGCTCCAGGAATGAACGCAGCCACTCGTGCTGTTGTACGGAAAGCAATCTATGAAGGACTCGAAGTTTACGGTATTAACTATGGCTTTTTAGGGCTAGTCAATGGCGATATTCGTAAATTAGAATTAGGTTCTGTTGGTGATTTACTTCACCGCGGAGGTACATTCCTTTATTCCGCAAGATATCCTGAATTCGCTACAGAAGAAGGACAACTTAAAGGAATCGAACAACTGAAAAAACATCAAATCGATGGCCTTGTTGTTATCGGTGGAGATGGTTCTTATCACGGAGCGGAAGCACTTACAAAACGTGGCTTCCCGACTATTGGTATCCCAGGAACTATTGATAATGATATTTCTGGAACTGATTTTACTATTGGTTTCGATACTGCATTGAACACGGTTCTTGATGCACTTGATAAAATCCGCGATACAGCTACAAGTCATGAACGTACTTTCATTATTGAAGTTATGGGTCGTGACGCTGGTGATATCGCTCTTTGGTCTGGTCTTGCTGGTGGCGCTGAAGCTATCATCGTTCCAGAAGAAAGCTTTAACATGGATGATGTCGTGGATCGTTTGAACAAAGGTCGCGAACGTGGTAAAAAACATAGTATTATCGTTGTTGCAGAAGGCGTAATGTCTGGTAATGACTTTGCCAAACAATTAGCTGAATATGGCGATTATCATGCACGTGTAACGGTTCTTGGACATGTTCAACGTGGTGGTAGCCCAACTGCATTTGACCGTGTACTTGCAAGTCGTCTTGGTGCGCGCTCAGTAGAATTATTGTTAGAAAACCGCGGAGGATTAGCTGTTGGAATCCGTGAAAATAGAATTGTCGAAAATGACATTAGTGAAATTTTGAAAGAAAAACACACTCTTGATCAAAAATTATTTGATCTTGCATCTATTTTGTCGATTTAA